CGCTAAATTATGTGAAATATTTTCTATTTTAAGTTTAGCAAGCATTAGTTCTCCGGCTTCTCTTTGCATGTCTCTATATTCAGCTATATAATTCTTGTCTTTTATCATGCCTTCTTCGCAAAAGCTCATGAAACTTTTTAATTTCTCAAGTGAAGAATCTTTCATTTTGTCCCGATACTCTTGAAATTTCATTTTTTTAGAGACATCTTCAGTCGTTTCTGTTTCGCCCATAAATCCCTTTGGCTTTTGGCCAGTATATATCTCTTTTTCCGGCTTTGGTTCTTTGCCTTCCATTTCAAAAATAGCCCTCCGGCCTTCCTCTTCAGTTATTAAGCCTGGTACTTTTTCATGGCCATTTTGTGACATTTCTGGTGAATTCATAAAATTAAATTTTAACTTGTTATGTTTGAATTATAGCATATTTGATCAATTAAGTCAACTCTTGACATTTTTTATTTTTATTGCTATGATTTAATGTAAATTCAAAAAAGGAGGTGTAACTTGCTTATCTTATCTAATGAGCTAAAAGCAAAATTGGGATTTGAAATTTCCGAATTAAACGTTAATTTTGAGCCACAAAAATTTTTAGAACTCTTTCAGACAGTCAAAGAATTATGTGAGAAAGGTCACGTTGAAGAAGTTGAACAAATGTTACTCCAGGCTTTGGCTGAAGGAGTGGACATAGCCAACGGTTATCTTTATCTCTTGTACTTTAATTTCGGACCGCGTGAAAAATCAAGGCAATATTTTGACCAAGTAAAGAAAATGTTTCCAGCTGAAGAGTTTTGGTCGGGTTTGGCCAAAGCATCTATCTGGGATGAATTTTCCCAAGCGGAAAAATGCAATTAGCCAGCCCTTTGTTTGTAAAAATAAAGGGCTTTTTAGTTGATTAAAATTGTAATTTAAGCTAAATTTAAGATATGAATAAAGACACTAAAATTTTAATCTTAGGCGCTCAGGGAATGTTGGGACAAGACTTGTCCAAGGTTTTTTTTGATTTTGATTTAACTTTGTGGGATAGGTCTGAAATTGACATAAGCGATGAATATCAAGTCATAAAGAAAATTTCAGACTTAAAGCCTCGGATAATAATTAACTGTGCGGCTTATACTGCTGTTGATGATTGTGAAACTCATAAAGATCAGGCTTTGCGCATTAATAATCAAGCTGTGAGTTATTTGGCTTTGGCCGCCAAAAACATTGGCGCGATTTTAGTCCAGATTTCCACTGATTATGTTTTTGACGGGAAGAATAAAAAAGGGTATTCAGAAGATTCTCAAGAATTTGGGCCGGTAAATTTTTATGGCGAATCAAAATTATTAGGGGAAAAATCCTTGCAAAATATTGCTGATAAATATTATTTAATCCGGACTTCCTGGCTTTACGGTAAAAACGGCAAGAACTTTGTGGAGACAATGTTACGATTTGGCAAAGAGAAAAAAGAAATTAAAGTAGTCAATGACCAGTTTGGCAAGCCGACTTATACAGTTGACTTGGCCAGGCAAATTTTATATATTTTAAATAATGCTTTGCCGTTTGGAATTTATCATGCGACTAATGAGACAAAAGAAGGCGGCATTAGCTGGAATGAATTTGCTCAAAAAATTTTTGAACTCGCAAAATTAGATGTTAAGATTATCCCTTGTACTAGCCAAGAATTTATCCGGCCAGCCAAACGGCCTCAATATTCAGCCTTGATTAATACTAAACTGCCATTAATGCGCAATTGGGATGAGGCGCTTAAGGAATATCTTGATAATAAGTCTTAAGTTATTAGTCATAAGTGCTGAGTTGAATTACCAATGACCATAGACCAAAGACAAAACTGGCAGCTCTGATCTAAAACATAAAATTTTATATTATGAAAGGCATTATTTTAGCAGGCGGGACAGGCTCACGCCTTTATCCCTGCACTGCGGTTACTAATAAACAGCTGCTACCGGTTTTTAATAAACCAGTCATTTATTATCCGTTAAATACTTTAATTAAGGCCGGCATAAAGGATATTATGATAGTTTCCGGTCAAGAACACGCAGATCAGATTAAAAGATTATTTGAAAATAATGAGCATTTCCCAGGGATAAGTTTTAATTACGCGGTCCAAAAAGAAGCGGGGGGCATTGCCCAGGCATTGGGATTATGTCGAGATTTTGCCGGTCAGGAAAAAATAGTGGTTATCCTGGGTGATAATATATTTGAGGATGATATTTCAGGCTCAGTGATTGATTTTCAGAAACAGGCCAAAGGCGCTAAAATTTTTCTAAAAAAAGTTAAAGACCCGGAAAGATTTGGCGTGGCTGCCATTGAAGGGGAGCGCATTATAGAGATTGATGAAAAACCGGTTTCTCCCAAATCCGATCTGGCAGTGACTGGCTTGTATATGTACGATCCTCAGGTTTGGGAGATGATCTCCAGTTTACAGCCATCTGGCAGGGGCGAACTGGAAATAACCGATGTAAATAATTATTATGTCAGGCAAGGAACAATGACTTATGAAATTATTAATAATATTTGGACTGATGCCGGAACCTTCCCTTCTCTTTTAAGAG
Above is a window of Patescibacteria group bacterium DNA encoding:
- the rfbD gene encoding dTDP-4-dehydrorhamnose reductase, producing the protein MNKDTKILILGAQGMLGQDLSKVFFDFDLTLWDRSEIDISDEYQVIKKISDLKPRIIINCAAYTAVDDCETHKDQALRINNQAVSYLALAAKNIGAILVQISTDYVFDGKNKKGYSEDSQEFGPVNFYGESKLLGEKSLQNIADKYYLIRTSWLYGKNGKNFVETMLRFGKEKKEIKVVNDQFGKPTYTVDLARQILYILNNALPFGIYHATNETKEGGISWNEFAQKIFELAKLDVKIIPCTSQEFIRPAKRPQYSALINTKLPLMRNWDEALKEYLDNKS
- a CDS encoding sugar phosphate nucleotidyltransferase; translated protein: MKGIILAGGTGSRLYPCTAVTNKQLLPVFNKPVIYYPLNTLIKAGIKDIMIVSGQEHADQIKRLFENNEHFPGISFNYAVQKEAGGIAQALGLCRDFAGQEKIVVILGDNIFEDDISGSVIDFQKQAKGAKIFLKKVKDPERFGVAAIEGERIIEIDEKPVSPKSDLAVTGLYMYDPQVWEMISSLQPSGRGELEITDVNNYYVRQGTMTYEIINNIWTDAGTFPSLLRANLRAAMIEGFDLKSLIKEIFGDEIEFK